A genomic segment from Nitrospira sp. encodes:
- a CDS encoding CzcABC family efflux RND transporter, outer membrane protein, with product MRWNPLRRFLTMLVAGLLCVGGLPDPIIAADRVQSPTLDLAGLIEEVLTRNPEVQAARKQWEANGYRIRQAQSLDDPTLSVQLWNLPQTFNVTQAQNSIFGLSQSFPFPGKLALKGEVASRSAEMAEQAVHAKERELVARLKQAYYDLFLAHKAIQIHREQVELLGQFVETTTAKFRVGKGSQADVLKAQVELSLLFRQLPVLEQRRETAEAMLNTLLDRDATSPLGIPQEPSQIPLDKTLDDLHRLALNDRPELKAAELAVQRSEQARALAQRQYYPDFNVAVQRFQNFQANDGFGAYVAMSIPFAFWTKPKYDAGVQEAAAAVSAAQAQHHTLENLTRFQINDLLAKLRATDQVVTLYRTTILPQAEQGLEAARVGYRAGKAGFLDLIETQRAWRGFQLEYVKALVDRQHRLAELEQVVGITFDQRS from the coding sequence ATGAGATGGAATCCACTACGCCGATTCCTCACGATGCTCGTGGCCGGACTGCTCTGTGTCGGTGGGCTTCCAGACCCTATCATCGCGGCTGATCGTGTCCAGTCACCGACATTGGACTTGGCAGGGCTCATCGAGGAAGTCCTGACACGGAATCCTGAAGTTCAGGCGGCACGGAAACAATGGGAAGCCAATGGGTATCGCATCAGGCAGGCACAGTCGCTGGATGATCCGACCCTGTCGGTCCAGCTGTGGAATCTTCCGCAGACGTTCAATGTCACACAGGCGCAGAACAGCATCTTCGGCCTGTCGCAGAGCTTTCCGTTTCCGGGCAAGCTGGCTCTCAAGGGAGAGGTGGCGAGTCGTTCCGCAGAGATGGCCGAGCAAGCCGTGCACGCGAAGGAACGGGAGCTGGTCGCCCGCCTGAAGCAGGCCTACTACGATCTGTTCCTCGCCCACAAGGCGATCCAGATTCATCGTGAACAAGTCGAGTTGCTCGGACAGTTCGTCGAGACGACGACCGCGAAGTTCCGTGTGGGCAAGGGAAGCCAGGCCGATGTCCTCAAGGCTCAGGTCGAGTTATCCCTGCTGTTCCGTCAACTTCCTGTTCTGGAACAACGCCGCGAGACCGCCGAAGCGATGCTGAATACCCTGCTCGATCGGGATGCCACCTCACCTTTGGGCATCCCTCAAGAGCCGTCGCAGATCCCGCTCGATAAAACCCTCGATGATCTCCACCGTCTCGCGCTGAACGACAGACCGGAACTCAAAGCCGCCGAGTTGGCCGTTCAGCGGAGTGAGCAAGCCCGCGCGCTGGCCCAGCGGCAGTACTATCCGGACTTCAATGTGGCGGTTCAGCGCTTCCAAAATTTTCAGGCCAACGACGGATTCGGCGCGTATGTGGCGATGAGCATCCCTTTCGCGTTCTGGACCAAGCCAAAGTATGACGCAGGCGTGCAGGAAGCGGCGGCTGCGGTTTCTGCCGCGCAGGCGCAGCACCATACGTTGGAAAACCTGACCCGGTTTCAGATCAACGACCTCCTGGCCAAGCTCCGAGCGACCGACCAGGTGGTCACGTTGTACCGCACCACGATTTTGCCCCAGGCCGAACAGGGCCTGGAGGCGGCGCGCGTCGGGTATCGTGCGGGCAAGGCAGGGTTTCTGGATCTGATCGAAACTCAGCGGGCCTGGCGCGGATTTCAGCTGGAGTATGTCAAGGCGCTCGTGGACCGGCAGCATCGGTTGGCCGAGCTCGAGCAGGTCGTCGGCATCACCTTCGATCAGCGGAGCTAA
- a CDS encoding Repair of Iron Centers di-iron protein, with amino-acid sequence MAEAKISVTFEQDHDRLDHLFQTFQEQKRKDFARAKEAFVAFKFGLQRHIVWEEDLLFPKWEENSGMAEGGPTQVMRTEHRLIGDCLEAIHQKVHEQNPDSDREEQRLLELLKSHNMKEERILYPSMDQVISEEERAAIYQTMKDIPEERYRVCCGSEG; translated from the coding sequence ATGGCTGAAGCGAAGATCAGCGTCACGTTTGAACAGGACCACGACCGGCTCGATCACCTGTTCCAGACCTTCCAGGAACAGAAGCGAAAGGATTTCGCCAGGGCCAAGGAAGCATTCGTCGCATTCAAGTTCGGGCTGCAGCGCCATATCGTGTGGGAGGAAGACCTTCTGTTCCCAAAATGGGAGGAGAACTCCGGCATGGCAGAAGGGGGCCCGACGCAGGTCATGCGTACGGAACACCGGCTGATCGGCGACTGCCTGGAGGCCATCCATCAGAAAGTCCATGAGCAGAATCCCGATAGTGATCGAGAGGAGCAGCGCCTGTTGGAATTGCTGAAGTCGCACAACATGAAGGAAGAACGGATTCTCTACCCGTCGATGGATCAGGTGATCAGCGAGGAGGAGCGTGCCGCGATCTATCAAACCATGAAGGACATTCCCGAAGAACGATATCGAGTCTGTTGCGGAAGTGAAGGGTAG
- a CDS encoding Periplasmic sulfane dehydrogenase, molybdopterin-containing subunit SoxC has translation MTKRLQDDGSADEGIQPEAEKESLLNRRSLLAGTAGLVGAMLMGPMRPSAEAATEGSPEDPTLVPGTAPTAYGQRSAFEKAIRIPRSWWASLTPLQDSHGILTPSSLHFERHHNGVPTIQPAHHRLLVHGMVDQPWTFTLDDLKRFPAVSRLTFIECSGNSAIEWKKPTGKTAQDTHGLTSTSEWTGVALKTVLQEVVVHPEASWMLAEGSDAAAMTRSLPLASILEEAILCYAQNGEPLRPEQGYPLRLLIPGWEGNTCIKWLRRLKLGKAPFMTREETSQYTDLMPDGTARQFTMVMDAKSVITSPSGGQRLQPGFVEIRGLAWSGRGRITAVEVSTDGGRSWQQAALQEPILPKCHTRFHLPWRWNGEDVILQSRCLDDTGYRQPDRATLVAVRGVNSVYHYNAIQSWHIAADGQVSNVHA, from the coding sequence ATGACGAAGCGCCTTCAGGATGACGGATCAGCGGATGAGGGCATCCAGCCCGAAGCTGAAAAGGAATCCCTTCTGAATCGCAGGAGCCTTTTGGCTGGAACGGCCGGCCTGGTGGGCGCGATGCTCATGGGACCGATGAGGCCGTCTGCGGAAGCGGCGACGGAGGGTTCACCGGAAGACCCCACGCTGGTGCCGGGTACGGCGCCGACTGCGTACGGACAACGATCGGCCTTCGAGAAGGCCATCCGTATCCCGCGTTCCTGGTGGGCTTCGTTGACTCCTCTGCAAGACTCGCACGGAATCCTGACTCCATCCTCATTGCACTTCGAACGGCATCACAACGGTGTACCGACCATTCAACCGGCGCATCACCGGCTGCTCGTTCACGGCATGGTGGACCAGCCCTGGACCTTCACCCTCGATGACTTGAAGCGGTTTCCCGCCGTCTCGCGGCTGACCTTCATCGAATGTTCGGGCAATTCGGCGATCGAATGGAAAAAACCGACCGGCAAGACCGCGCAGGATACCCATGGCCTGACGAGCACGAGTGAATGGACCGGCGTGGCCTTGAAGACCGTCTTGCAAGAAGTCGTGGTGCATCCTGAAGCCTCCTGGATGTTGGCCGAAGGCAGCGATGCGGCGGCCATGACGCGCAGTCTTCCGCTGGCGTCCATTCTGGAGGAGGCCATCCTCTGCTACGCCCAAAACGGCGAACCGCTCCGCCCGGAACAGGGTTATCCGCTCCGTCTGCTCATCCCCGGTTGGGAAGGCAACACCTGCATCAAATGGCTGCGGCGACTGAAGCTCGGCAAGGCTCCCTTCATGACCCGCGAAGAAACGTCGCAATACACGGATCTGATGCCGGACGGCACGGCCCGCCAATTCACCATGGTCATGGACGCGAAATCGGTCATCACGTCTCCGTCGGGTGGACAACGCCTCCAGCCAGGATTCGTAGAGATTCGCGGCTTGGCCTGGAGCGGCCGGGGTCGCATCACAGCGGTCGAGGTGAGCACGGACGGAGGGCGATCCTGGCAGCAAGCGGCCTTACAAGAGCCGATCCTGCCCAAGTGCCATACCAGGTTTCACTTGCCCTGGCGGTGGAACGGAGAAGACGTGATTCTGCAGAGCCGCTGCCTGGACGACACAGGCTACCGGCAGCCGGACCGCGCGACATTGGTGGCGGTGCGTGGAGTAAACTCCGTCTATCACTACAATGCGATCCAGAGCTGGCACATTGCCGCAGACGGGCAGGTGAGCAATGTCCATGCGTAA
- a CDS encoding Periplasmic sulfane dehydrogenase, diheme c-type cytochrome subunit SoxD — translation MRNILMVGLITALTAGVLWAGSATDQQERAHGYGLGRPATDQEIQAWNIDVAPTGEGLPAGQGTAKQGATIFAARCATCHGATGQEGPMDRLVGGAGTLASQQPIKTIGSYWPYATTLYDYVHRAMPFPAPQSLSSDEIYSIVAWLLYQNGIIAEDLVLNARSLPGIVMPNRQGFIPDPRPDVPQR, via the coding sequence ATGCGTAACATCCTCATGGTGGGGCTCATCACCGCTCTGACCGCAGGGGTGCTGTGGGCCGGCAGCGCGACAGACCAGCAGGAACGGGCGCACGGCTATGGATTGGGACGGCCCGCCACCGACCAGGAGATCCAGGCATGGAACATCGATGTGGCGCCGACCGGCGAGGGATTACCTGCCGGCCAAGGGACCGCCAAGCAGGGAGCGACTATCTTTGCCGCACGTTGCGCGACGTGTCACGGCGCAACCGGGCAGGAAGGCCCGATGGACCGCTTGGTCGGCGGCGCCGGCACGTTGGCGAGTCAACAACCGATCAAAACCATCGGCAGTTACTGGCCCTATGCCACGACGCTGTATGATTACGTGCATCGCGCCATGCCGTTTCCCGCTCCACAAAGCCTCTCGTCGGACGAGATCTACTCAATCGTGGCCTGGTTGCTCTATCAGAACGGCATCATTGCCGAGGACCTCGTGCTCAATGCCCGATCGTTGCCCGGCATCGTCATGCCGAACCGCCAGGGTTTTATCCCAGACCCTCGACCGGACGTACCGCAACGCTGA
- a CDS encoding CzcABC family efflux RND transporter, membrane fusion protein: MNRQLDKKSLIIGAVAIGVIAGIVVGFFVAHRMVARDMKQMGMTGMPMEDTTRVKDTGRMGEAGASATLGDEREMPGIPGAPSGAVVVPTVMRQLIGVRSASVTHATLEQEIRTVGTVGYDERGFSQVTLKISGWVREVFVNSIGRQVRRGEPLFTIYSPDLLTTQDEYLLAVKMQTQLVASPLDEVKANAAVLVASARERLRLWDLTDVQIAALKRRGTAEPVITVYAPSSGIVLKREALPGKYVEPGSTLYEIADLSTVWISADIYESEVAAARLNRPAIVTFAAYPGDSFAGKVSYIYPTLNTDARTVRVRLELPNPGFRLKPGMYGNVTLQTDAVRTLVVPKEAVLETGLRQLVFMDRGQGRYEPAPVKLGRRSQDSVEVLEGLTEGERIVTSANFLLDAENKLASASSMQAMMGRIGMADWQMRGAHEGKMEMEGMPGMQTGGMEGMAGMGDQKAIVVAETRKASGFSLTLTTVPDKPKAGDVLLRLTLTDQAGKPVTNAQVVFIYTMPMPGMADSKASARHAGDGLYEGKAMFGMGGTWVVTAAVTLSGHPPIAEKFQFSVAGGGM, encoded by the coding sequence ATGAATCGGCAGCTCGACAAAAAAAGCCTCATCATCGGTGCTGTGGCGATCGGCGTGATCGCCGGAATTGTCGTCGGCTTCTTCGTCGCTCACAGAATGGTGGCGAGGGACATGAAACAGATGGGCATGACAGGGATGCCGATGGAGGATACGACGCGCGTGAAAGATACGGGCCGCATGGGGGAAGCGGGCGCCTCGGCGACCCTTGGAGACGAGAGAGAGATGCCGGGTATACCCGGAGCGCCATCGGGAGCGGTGGTGGTTCCGACTGTGATGAGACAATTGATCGGCGTCCGCAGTGCCTCGGTCACCCATGCGACGTTGGAGCAAGAGATTCGCACGGTCGGCACCGTCGGCTACGACGAGCGGGGGTTCAGCCAGGTCACGCTGAAAATATCCGGATGGGTGAGGGAGGTCTTTGTGAACTCGATCGGCAGACAGGTGCGCAGGGGTGAGCCGCTCTTCACCATCTACTCGCCGGACCTCCTGACGACCCAGGATGAATATCTGTTGGCCGTCAAGATGCAAACTCAATTGGTTGCCAGCCCCCTCGATGAAGTCAAAGCCAATGCCGCCGTCCTCGTGGCGAGCGCGCGCGAGCGGCTCCGGCTCTGGGATCTGACCGACGTACAAATCGCGGCGTTGAAACGTCGTGGCACAGCCGAGCCGGTGATCACGGTCTACGCACCGTCCTCCGGGATCGTCCTGAAGCGGGAAGCTTTGCCGGGAAAATATGTGGAACCAGGCTCGACGCTCTACGAGATCGCGGACCTCTCGACCGTCTGGATCTCCGCAGACATCTATGAATCGGAGGTCGCGGCGGCGAGGCTCAACCGACCGGCCATCGTCACGTTCGCGGCGTATCCGGGCGACAGCTTCGCGGGAAAGGTGTCCTACATCTATCCCACCTTGAATACCGACGCGCGTACGGTTCGCGTGCGCTTGGAGTTGCCGAATCCAGGATTCAGGCTGAAACCAGGCATGTACGGGAACGTGACCTTGCAGACGGATGCGGTCAGGACTTTGGTTGTGCCGAAGGAAGCCGTGTTGGAAACCGGGCTTCGCCAACTGGTCTTCATGGATCGAGGCCAAGGCCGTTATGAGCCGGCTCCGGTCAAGCTGGGGCGTCGAAGCCAGGATAGCGTGGAAGTGTTGGAAGGACTCACAGAGGGGGAACGCATCGTCACCTCGGCGAATTTCTTGTTGGATGCCGAGAACAAGTTGGCCTCGGCCTCGAGCATGCAGGCCATGATGGGCCGAATCGGCATGGCCGATTGGCAGATGCGCGGCGCCCACGAAGGCAAGATGGAGATGGAAGGCATGCCGGGGATGCAGACGGGTGGGATGGAGGGCATGGCAGGTATGGGTGACCAGAAAGCGATCGTGGTTGCCGAGACTCGCAAGGCTTCTGGGTTCTCCCTCACCTTGACGACGGTGCCGGACAAACCGAAAGCCGGTGACGTGCTCCTGAGGCTCACACTTACCGATCAGGCCGGCAAGCCGGTGACGAATGCGCAAGTCGTCTTCATCTACACGATGCCGATGCCGGGGATGGCCGATTCCAAGGCCTCGGCTCGTCACGCGGGTGACGGATTATACGAGGGCAAGGCGATGTTCGGGATGGGAGGCACATGGGTCGTGACCGCCGCCGTCACGCTATCAGGTCACCCACCGATCGCCGAGAAGTTTCAGTTCTCGGTGGCCGGTGGAGGCATGTAG
- a CDS encoding Copper/silver efflux RND transporter, transmembrane protein CusA — protein sequence MIVRLIEASARNPVLVILSVLLLSAWGIWAVYDVPLDAIPDLSDVQVIIYTEWQGRSPTLIEDQVTYPIVTSLLAGPRVKRVRGVSEYGVSYVYVIFEDRTDLYWARSRVLEYLQRLTGTLPMGATPTLGPDATGVGWVYQYALVDESGTHDLAQLRSLQDWYLRYQLESVSGVAEVSAIGGFVKQYQIEVDPNTLAAYRLPIKTVVEAVRNSNAEVSGRVLEMAGTEYVIRGRGYLRSADEIELIPVGTDGRGTPILLRDIAHVQVGPDQRRGIAELDGKGQTVGGIVIMRAGENALAVIERVKARLDEIAPALPKGVRMVPTYDRSDLIHRAIAVLREKLIEESVIVSLVALLFLFHLRSALVAILILPVAVLLAFIPMAYLKITSNIMSLGGIAIAIGAMVDAAIVMVENAHKHLEHKPSAPRTDTIITAAKEVGRPLFFSLLVIAVSFLPIFALESQEGRLFTPLAYTKTFAMLFATALSVTLAPVLMVILIRGRIRAETKNPLNRLLIALYRPILSGALRVRWLTLGLAVLAIWLTVPVFTRLGAEFMPPLNEGTILYMPTTVPGLSIPEATKILQVQDQLLTTFPEVERVFGKMGKAPTATDPAFVGMAEITVTLKPESQWRPGMTWDRLLDEMDAKLRIPGFPNIWWMPIQTRTEMITTGVRSPVGIKVLGADLKTIERIGVEIEQALVTVPGTKSAFAERLNEGYYLDLIVNRREAARYGLTVGDVQTVITSAIGGETVTTTVEGRERYPVSVRYQRELRDDPERLKRVLIPTPSGAQIPLGQIAEIVLTQGPPSIADEAGALAGLVSVSVTGRDLRGYVQDAQRVVRERVTLPSGYRLIWTGQYEHLVRAEKRLTLVIPVTLAVILLLLYLNFRSFAKSLIVLLSVPFAAIGAIWYLDYLGYNLSVAVWVGIIALAGVATETGVVMLVYLDEAYERRLREGRMTTAQDLREAIMEGAVQRVRPKMMTVAAIMGGLLPIMWSHGAGADVMKRIAAPMIGGMVSSTVLTLLVIPAIYALWCGRSVPTETLPLLTSTDPSLQGQEGVSLYERRNT from the coding sequence ATGATCGTACGGCTGATCGAAGCGAGCGCGAGGAATCCGGTCTTGGTGATTCTGAGCGTGCTCCTGTTGTCCGCTTGGGGCATCTGGGCGGTGTATGACGTTCCCCTGGATGCCATTCCGGACCTCTCGGATGTTCAGGTGATCATCTACACCGAGTGGCAAGGGCGAAGCCCGACGTTGATCGAGGATCAGGTCACGTATCCGATCGTCACATCCCTGCTTGCGGGTCCGCGAGTCAAACGGGTCCGTGGCGTGTCGGAATACGGCGTCTCGTACGTCTATGTGATCTTCGAGGACCGGACCGATCTCTACTGGGCGAGAAGCCGCGTCCTCGAATACTTGCAGAGGTTGACCGGCACGTTACCGATGGGAGCGACACCGACCCTCGGACCGGACGCCACCGGCGTCGGGTGGGTCTATCAATATGCGTTGGTCGACGAGTCCGGGACGCACGACCTGGCGCAGCTCCGGAGCCTGCAAGATTGGTATCTGCGCTATCAATTGGAAAGTGTGTCCGGCGTGGCAGAAGTGTCGGCGATCGGCGGGTTCGTCAAACAATATCAAATCGAAGTGGACCCGAACACGTTGGCGGCCTATCGGTTACCGATCAAGACGGTCGTTGAGGCGGTCCGCAACAGCAATGCCGAAGTCAGCGGGCGCGTCTTGGAGATGGCCGGCACTGAATACGTGATTCGAGGGCGCGGCTATCTGCGTTCGGCCGATGAGATTGAGTTGATTCCGGTCGGCACGGATGGGCGAGGCACGCCGATCCTGCTGCGGGACATCGCACATGTCCAAGTCGGACCGGATCAGCGCCGGGGCATTGCCGAATTGGACGGCAAGGGTCAAACCGTCGGCGGCATCGTCATCATGCGGGCCGGCGAGAATGCGCTCGCTGTCATCGAGCGAGTGAAGGCTCGGCTGGATGAGATTGCCCCTGCGCTTCCGAAGGGTGTCCGCATGGTCCCGACCTACGATCGGTCCGATCTGATCCATCGCGCGATCGCCGTGCTGCGCGAAAAGCTGATCGAAGAGAGTGTCATCGTCAGCTTGGTCGCCCTGCTGTTTCTGTTTCACCTGCGCAGCGCGCTCGTGGCCATTCTCATTCTCCCGGTCGCTGTGTTGCTCGCCTTCATTCCGATGGCGTACTTGAAGATCACGTCGAACATCATGTCGCTCGGCGGGATTGCCATCGCCATCGGAGCCATGGTGGACGCCGCCATCGTGATGGTGGAGAACGCGCACAAGCATCTCGAACACAAGCCGTCCGCGCCTCGCACCGACACCATCATCACCGCCGCGAAGGAAGTCGGCCGTCCGCTGTTTTTCTCGTTGCTGGTGATCGCCGTGTCGTTCCTACCGATCTTCGCGTTGGAATCCCAGGAAGGACGGCTCTTCACGCCGTTGGCCTATACCAAGACCTTTGCGATGCTCTTCGCGACGGCTCTCTCGGTGACGTTGGCGCCGGTGCTCATGGTCATCCTGATTCGCGGGCGTATCCGAGCGGAAACCAAAAATCCCTTGAACCGGTTATTGATCGCGCTCTATCGGCCCATCCTTTCCGGCGCGCTGCGCGTGCGATGGCTGACGCTGGGACTCGCGGTCCTGGCGATCTGGCTGACGGTCCCGGTATTCACGCGGCTCGGCGCGGAATTCATGCCGCCGTTGAACGAGGGGACCATTCTCTATATGCCGACCACCGTGCCCGGCCTGTCGATCCCTGAAGCGACGAAGATCTTGCAGGTCCAGGACCAGTTGCTCACGACGTTTCCTGAAGTGGAACGCGTGTTCGGCAAGATGGGCAAAGCGCCGACGGCTACCGATCCGGCCTTCGTGGGCATGGCCGAGATCACCGTCACCCTCAAACCGGAATCGCAGTGGCGGCCGGGCATGACCTGGGATCGTTTGCTGGACGAGATGGACGCGAAGCTGCGCATCCCAGGGTTTCCGAACATCTGGTGGATGCCGATCCAGACCAGGACTGAAATGATCACGACGGGGGTGCGCAGTCCGGTCGGCATCAAAGTCCTGGGGGCGGATCTGAAGACGATTGAACGAATCGGCGTGGAGATCGAACAGGCCTTAGTCACCGTTCCCGGCACCAAGAGCGCCTTCGCAGAGAGGCTGAATGAAGGGTATTACTTGGATTTGATCGTCAATCGGCGCGAGGCGGCCCGCTACGGTCTGACCGTGGGAGATGTGCAAACGGTGATCACCTCGGCCATCGGCGGAGAGACCGTGACGACGACGGTCGAGGGGCGGGAACGGTATCCGGTCAGCGTCCGTTACCAGCGCGAATTACGTGATGATCCTGAGCGCCTCAAACGGGTACTGATTCCCACGCCGAGCGGCGCGCAAATTCCGCTCGGACAGATTGCGGAGATCGTCCTCACACAAGGGCCGCCGTCGATAGCGGATGAAGCGGGGGCGTTGGCCGGTCTGGTGTCAGTCTCCGTCACTGGGCGCGACCTGCGCGGGTATGTCCAAGATGCTCAACGTGTGGTGCGAGAACGTGTCACGCTGCCTTCCGGATACCGGCTGATCTGGACCGGTCAGTACGAGCATCTCGTGCGGGCCGAAAAGCGGCTCACGCTGGTGATCCCCGTCACCCTCGCTGTGATCCTTTTATTGCTCTATCTGAATTTCCGATCGTTCGCGAAATCGCTGATCGTGCTCTTGTCCGTTCCCTTCGCCGCGATCGGGGCCATCTGGTATCTCGACTATCTGGGTTACAACCTGAGCGTGGCGGTCTGGGTTGGGATCATCGCACTGGCCGGCGTGGCGACGGAGACCGGCGTGGTCATGCTGGTCTATCTCGATGAAGCCTACGAGCGGCGCCTGCGCGAAGGCCGGATGACGACGGCGCAGGATCTGCGAGAAGCCATCATGGAAGGGGCGGTGCAGCGCGTGCGCCCCAAGATGATGACCGTCGCCGCGATCATGGGCGGCTTGCTGCCGATCATGTGGAGTCACGGTGCCGGGGCGGATGTGATGAAACGGATCGCCGCGCCGATGATCGGCGGCATGGTGTCGTCCACGGTCCTGACGCTACTCGTCATTCCTGCTATCTATGCGCTATGGTGTGGCCGGTCTGTGCCAACAGAGACCCTGCCTCTGCTCACCAGTACCGACCCTTCGCTGCAGGGGCAAGAAGGCGTCAGCTTGTACGAGAGACGAAACACATGA